The following is a genomic window from Variovorax paradoxus.
ATCGGCGTTTTTTCCACAAATTGGGCGCCACGCTGCTCGACCGCACCATTTGCTCCATGGCCGGCGGCGAGGCCATGGTCTACACCTTGGGCGCCAAGATCGGCATGCGGATCGAGTTCTTTGCCGAGGCAAAGCTCATCCTGATCTGGGGCAGCAACTCCATTGCGAGCAACCTGCATTTCTGGCGCCATGCGCAGGCCGCCCGGCGCGCGGGGGCCCGGCTGGTGTGCATCGATCCCCGCAAGACGGAAACCGCCGACAAGTGCGACGAGCACGTTGCCTTGCTGCCCGGCACCGACGCGGCGCTGGCCCTGGCGCTGATGCACGAGCTCATCGTGCACGACTGGCTCGACCACGGCTACATCGAAAACCACACCCTTGGCTGGGAACAGCTGCGCGAGCGCGCCTTGCAATGGCCGCCGTCGCGTGCCGCTGCCGTGTGCGGCGTGCCCGAGGCGCAGATCGTGGCGTTGGCTGAGGCCTATGGCACCACCAAGCCCGCCGCCATTCGCCTGAACTACGGCATGCAGCGCGTGCGCGGCGGCGGCAACGCGGCGCGCGCCATTGCCTGCCTGCCGGCGTTGGTGGGCGCATGGCGCGACCGCGCGGGCGGGCTTCTGCTGAGCAGTTCGGGCCACTTTCCGGCCGATCGCGCCGCGCTGCAGCGCCCCGACCTGCTTGCGGGGCGCCAGCCGCGCACCGTCAACATGAGCACCATCGGCGATGCGCTGCTCGACCAGGCCAAGCCGGTGAAGGCCATCGTGGTCTACAACAGCAACCCGGTCGCGGTGGCGCCCGAGTCGGGCAAGGTGGTGGCGGGCTTTGCGCGCGAAGACCTGTTTACCGTGGTGCTGGAGCAGTTCCAGACCGACACCGCCGACTACGCCGACTACCTGCTGCCGGCCACCACCCAGCTCGAGCATTGGGACATCCACTGCAGCTACGGCCACACCGACGTGCTGCTGAACCGCCCCGCGGTCGCGCCGCGCGGCGAGGCGCGCAGCAACGCCTGGATCTTCCGCGAGCTGGCGCGCCGCATGGGCTTCGACGAGCCCTGCTTTTCCGAAGACGACGAGTCGCTGTGCCGCACCGCCTTTGCGCCCGGCGCCGTCGACTACGAAGAGTTGCTGTCGCAGGGCTTCACCAGCCTGCCGTTGCCCGAGGCGCCTTTTGCGGAGGGCAAGTTCCCGACGCCCTCGGGCCGCTGTGAATTCTTCAGCGCACGGCTCCAGGCGCAGGGCATGGACGGGCTGCCCGACCACGTGCCCAACTACGAACCGGCGGGCGGCTCCGCCGAATTTCCGCTCGCGATGATTTCGCCGCCTGCGCGCAACTTTCTCAATTCGACCTTCGTCAACGTCACGAGCCTGCGCGCCATCGAAGGCGAGCCGCTGCTCGAGATTCATGAGGCCGACGCCGCCGCCCGCGGCATCGAGAACGGCGCCACGGTGCGCGTGTTCAACGGCCGCGGCGAGCACTGCTGCCGCGCCGAAGTCTCGCGCCGCGCGCGGCCCGGCGTGGTGCATGGCATGGGCATCTGGTGGCGCAAGCTCGGCATGGACGGCACCAACGTCAACCAGCTCACCAGCCAGCGCCTGACTGACATCGGGCGTGCCCCGACCTTCTACGACTGTCTGGTCGAAGTGGAGCGTGTTGCTCCGTCGCCGCTCTCTTCCTCCGGGAGAGGGCTGGGGTGAGGGCTGCCCCCGCATCCGCGCTGGCCGCCGCGCTGATGTTGCTGAGCGGCTGCGCCGATCTCGGCTACTACTGGCAATCGGCCAGCGGCCACATCGGCATCATGCGGGCCGCCAAGCCGGTGCCCGAGTGGCTGGCCGATCCAAGTGTTTCGCAGCCGCTGAAAGCCAAGCTCGAACTCGCGCAGCGCATCCGCCGCTTTGCGGTGACCGAACTGTCGCTGCCGGACAACCCGAGCTACACCTCGTACGCCGACCTGCACCGGCGCGCCGCGGTATGGAACGTGGTGGCGGCCCCGCCGTATTCGCTTACCCTCAAGAACTGGTGTTTTCCGGTGGCGGGATGCGTGGGCTACCGCGGCTACTACGACGAGGCCGGGGCCAAGGCCGAAGCCGAGGCGCAAAGCGCCAAGGGCCTGGAAACCGCCGTCTACCCCGTGCCGGCGTATTCCACGCTGGGCTGGATGAACTGGGCCGGCGGCGATCCGCTGCTTTCCACCTTCATCGGCTACCCCGAAGGCGAGCTGGCGCGCATCGTGTTCCACGAGCTCGCGCACCAAGTGCTCTACGTGCCCGGAGACACGGTCTTCAACGAGTCGTACGCCACGGCGGTGGAACGCATCGGCGGTGCCGTGTGGCTGCAACGCGAAGCCAGCGAGGCCGCGCGCAGCGAATATGCGCGCTTCGATGCGCAGCGCCAGCAGTTCCGGGCGCTGGCCCTCAACACGCGCCGAGCGCTCAACCAGGTGTACGAATCCGCGCAGGCCAAGGCCGGCGACTGGGCGGCGGTCGACGCCATGAAAAAGGCGGCGATGGACGACTTTCGCGAGCGCTATGCCGGGCTGCGCGCAGAATGGCAGGGGCCGCGCCAGGGTGCGTACGACCTCTGGGTGGCCCGTGCCAACAACGCGAGCTTTGCAGCCCAGGGTGCCTACGACGACCTGGTGCCCGGCTTCGAGGCGCTGTTCGAACGCGAGGGGCGCAACTGGCCGCGCTTCTACAAGGAGGTGCGCCGCATTGCCGCGCTACCCTCCATGGAGGAGCGGCGCCACGCATTGCAGGCGGCCACCGGCGTCCTGCAGACGAACAATTCCATCCACAAGAACCAAGACGACCACGGAGATCACGGTGCCTGACATCCATATCGAACGAAACCACGCGCTGGGCATTGCCGGCGCACGCGAAATCGCACGCCAATGGATGCAGCAGGTCGAGCAGGACTACGGCCTGGAATGCACCTACACCGAAGGCGAGACCCACGACGTTGCGCAGTTCAGCCGCGCGGGCATCGACGGCACCGTGGAGGTCACGGCCAACACGCTCACGCTGGAGGCCACGCTGGGTTTTCTGTTCAGCAGCTTCAGCGACCAGATCGAGCAGAAAATTGCGAAGAACCTCGACGCGCTGCTCGATGCGCCGGGCGGCAAAAGCCGCTTTGCCTGACGGCTCTTCGACGCAGCGGCTTCAGACGATGGTGTAGCCGCCGTCCACCGGCAGCGCCGCACCGCTGATCATCGA
Proteins encoded in this region:
- a CDS encoding molybdopterin-containing oxidoreductase family protein, with amino-acid sequence MDDAPVSATTVLPTETSTVLGACPHDCPDTCALVTTVKDGVAVKLQGNPAHSHTGGVLCTKVSRYIERNSHADRLVQPMKRTGPKGSGQFEPVSWDAALDDIAAHLRALQTDPETIVPYSYAGTMGLVQGESMDRRFFHKLGATLLDRTICSMAGGEAMVYTLGAKIGMRIEFFAEAKLILIWGSNSIASNLHFWRHAQAARRAGARLVCIDPRKTETADKCDEHVALLPGTDAALALALMHELIVHDWLDHGYIENHTLGWEQLRERALQWPPSRAAAVCGVPEAQIVALAEAYGTTKPAAIRLNYGMQRVRGGGNAARAIACLPALVGAWRDRAGGLLLSSSGHFPADRAALQRPDLLAGRQPRTVNMSTIGDALLDQAKPVKAIVVYNSNPVAVAPESGKVVAGFAREDLFTVVLEQFQTDTADYADYLLPATTQLEHWDIHCSYGHTDVLLNRPAVAPRGEARSNAWIFRELARRMGFDEPCFSEDDESLCRTAFAPGAVDYEELLSQGFTSLPLPEAPFAEGKFPTPSGRCEFFSARLQAQGMDGLPDHVPNYEPAGGSAEFPLAMISPPARNFLNSTFVNVTSLRAIEGEPLLEIHEADAAARGIENGATVRVFNGRGEHCCRAEVSRRARPGVVHGMGIWWRKLGMDGTNVNQLTSQRLTDIGRAPTFYDCLVEVERVAPSPLSSSGRGLG
- a CDS encoding aminopeptidase, with the translated sequence MRAAPASALAAALMLLSGCADLGYYWQSASGHIGIMRAAKPVPEWLADPSVSQPLKAKLELAQRIRRFAVTELSLPDNPSYTSYADLHRRAAVWNVVAAPPYSLTLKNWCFPVAGCVGYRGYYDEAGAKAEAEAQSAKGLETAVYPVPAYSTLGWMNWAGGDPLLSTFIGYPEGELARIVFHELAHQVLYVPGDTVFNESYATAVERIGGAVWLQREASEAARSEYARFDAQRQQFRALALNTRRALNQVYESAQAKAGDWAAVDAMKKAAMDDFRERYAGLRAEWQGPRQGAYDLWVARANNASFAAQGAYDDLVPGFEALFEREGRNWPRFYKEVRRIAALPSMEERRHALQAATGVLQTNNSIHKNQDDHGDHGA
- a CDS encoding polyhydroxyalkanoic acid system family protein, with the translated sequence MPDIHIERNHALGIAGAREIARQWMQQVEQDYGLECTYTEGETHDVAQFSRAGIDGTVEVTANTLTLEATLGFLFSSFSDQIEQKIAKNLDALLDAPGGKSRFA